AACTCCTTGGGCATCCGGCCCAGCCGGGCGATGAGCAGGCCGGCCACCGTCTCGTAGGCGCTGGATTCGGGCAGCCGCACCCCGGTGATGTCGACGATCTCGTCCGGCCGCAGGGTGCCCGGCAGCAGCCAGGTGTCGTCGGCCCGCCGTTCGGCCCGGCTGTCCACCGGGTCGTGCTCGTCCTTGATCTCGCCGACCAGCTCCTCGACGACGTCCTCCAGGGTGAGCAGCCCGGCCGTGCCGCCGTACTCGTCGGCCACCACCGCCATCTGCAGCCCGCTGCGCAGCTCGTCCATCAGGTCGTCCAGCGGGATCGACCCCGGGACCACCGGCACCGGCACCATCAGCTGCTCGACCCGCACGCCGGCGCGTTCGTCGGGCGGGATGGCCACCGCGCGTTTGAGGTGCACCAGCCCGACGACGTCGTCGGAGTCCTCCCCGAACACCGGGAACCGGGAATGCCCGGTCTCGACGGCCGCGGTGAGTACCGCGTTCGCGGTGTCGGTGGCCTTGACGAACCGGACCCGCACCCGGGGGGTGAGCACGTCGTCGGCGGTCTTGCCGGAGAACGAGATCGACCGGGCCAGCAGGCCGGCGGTGGGCTGTTCCAGGGTGCCCTGGGCGGCCGAACGGCGGACCAGGGAATCGAGCTCCACCGCGGACCGGGCCGAGCGCAGCTCCTCCTGGGGTTCCACCCCGATGGCCCGCAGCACCGCGTTGGCAGTGCCGTTGAGCACGATGATCAGCGGCTTGAACAGCATGGTGGACACCCGCATGGGGGTGATCACCGTCTTGGCCGTGTCCAGCGGTTCGGCGATGGCGATGTTCTTGGGCACCAGCTCGCCGAACACCATCGACAGCACCGTCGCCACGACCAGCCCGAACAGGGCGCCGACGGTCTGCGAGACGCCCGCGCCGAGGCCGATCGCGTCCAGTAGCGGCGCGACCAGGTCGGCCAGCGCCGGCTGCATGACGAAGCCCAACGCCAGGGTGGTGATGGTGATGCCGATCTGCGCCCCGGACAGCTGGGTGGACAGCGAGCGCAGCCCGATCATCAGGGAGCGGGCGCCGCGATCGCCCTGCGCGGCCTGCTTGGCCACGGCCGCCCGGTCCGCCGTGACCAGGCTGAACTCGGCGGCGACGTAGAGCGCGGTGCCGGCGATCAGGACGAGGCCGACGCCAACCATGATCCACTGCGCGATCATCTGGGGCTTGCTCCCGGCGGAACTCGTGGCTGGTCGATATCAAGGTGGGTGAATCGGGTCGTGGGCACGGGTGGGGTGCTCGGCGACCGATGGGAATGACGGTAACGGATCGCGCGACCCACCCTGGCCGGTCCGGGTTCCCGGCCGGCGCACAGACGAATCACAACCGCATCGGGAGCGTTTGGACGGCCTGGTGCGTTGACCTTGACATGACCGTGTTGCTGTTCGTTTTCCTGGAGATCGCCAGCCTGCTGATCGTGGGTTCCTGGATCGGCGTGGGCTGGACGCTGCTGTTGCTGCTGGGTGGCTTCGTGCTGGGCCTGGCCCTGATCGGCCGCGGCGGTCGGGAGGCGATGGCCGCCGTCAACCAGGCGGCCCGGTCCCGGGGCGTGGCCGACGGCACCGTCTCCGGCGGGTTCCTCACGGTCGTCGCCGGCGCGTTGTTCATGATTCCGGGCTTCTTGAGCGATCTGGTCGCGCTGTCCCTGTTGCTGCCCCCGGTCCGCGCGCTGGCCCGGCGCCGGATGTCGGCCTGGGCCCAGCGGCGGGCGGCCACCGTGCAGGTGGTCGACCTGGGCGGGCTGACCGTCGGCACCTGGCCGGGCGGGCCCGGTGGCCCCGCCGGCCCGCGGGTGGATCCTCGATTCGCGAACAGCACGGTCGTCGACGGCTCCGTGGTCGACGGCACGGTGGTCGACAGCACCGTGGTCGACAGCACCGTGGTCGACAGCACGGTCGTGGCGGACACCGGGACGCAGCAGGACCGCCTGCCGGTGCGGCGACCGCAGTGAACGACCGGACCATCTGGCTGACCGACCGCTACGGCGCCCAGCAGAAAGACGACGCCCGGGACGACGACGCCACG
This genomic window from Nakamurella multipartita DSM 44233 contains:
- a CDS encoding FxsA family protein, whose product is MTVLLFVFLEIASLLIVGSWIGVGWTLLLLLGGFVLGLALIGRGGREAMAAVNQAARSRGVADGTVSGGFLTVVAGALFMIPGFLSDLVALSLLLPPVRALARRRMSAWAQRRAATVQVVDLGGLTVGTWPGGPGGPAGPRVDPRFANSTVVDGSVVDGTVVDSTVVDSTVVDSTVVADTGTQQDRLPVRRPQ
- a CDS encoding hemolysin family protein, which encodes MIAQWIMVGVGLVLIAGTALYVAAEFSLVTADRAAVAKQAAQGDRGARSLMIGLRSLSTQLSGAQIGITITTLALGFVMQPALADLVAPLLDAIGLGAGVSQTVGALFGLVVATVLSMVFGELVPKNIAIAEPLDTAKTVITPMRVSTMLFKPLIIVLNGTANAVLRAIGVEPQEELRSARSAVELDSLVRRSAAQGTLEQPTAGLLARSISFSGKTADDVLTPRVRVRFVKATDTANAVLTAAVETGHSRFPVFGEDSDDVVGLVHLKRAVAIPPDERAGVRVEQLMVPVPVVPGSIPLDDLMDELRSGLQMAVVADEYGGTAGLLTLEDVVEELVGEIKDEHDPVDSRAERRADDTWLLPGTLRPDEIVDITGVRLPESSAYETVAGLLIARLGRMPKEFDAVEVDATMDASAHLGVPDRQVVHSDDRRIEPETEDDLPRAVTVRLTVHGLARRRIEAVLLSAVSLNTGDEDENESDERRGDGR